The Lytechinus variegatus isolate NC3 chromosome 11, Lvar_3.0, whole genome shotgun sequence genome contains the following window.
CCAAAAGGATGGCAGTTGCTGCTGCTGGAGATGTAGCCCCACCAGCTCGAGAAATGGCAACTGAGAATGAGTCCCTACCAACTGAGGCACGAGAGCCAACGAATTTGAACGAGCCCCAATCAATGCAGACACGAGTTCTTGCAAGTGAGAATGAGTCTCCGCCAATTCAGGAAAGAGAGCAAGCAAATCAAAAGGAATCACCACAAATGCAGGCACGGGAAGTAGCAAATCAGAATGAGTTTCCACAAATTCAGGCACGGGTGCCAGCATGTGAGAATGAGTCTACGCCAATTCAGGAACGAGAGCAAGCAAATCAAAAGGAATCCCCACAAATGCAGGCACAGGAACTAGCAAATCAGGACGAGTCTCTACCTATTAAGGCACGGGATCTGGCAAATGAAAATGAGTCTCTACCAATGAAGGCAAGGGTGCTAGCATATGGGAATGAGTCCCCAGCAATTCAGGCACGAGAgctaccaaatcagaatgagTCTCCAGCAATTCAGGCACGGGAGCTGGCAAATCAGAATGAGCCCCCAGCAAATCAGGCACGGGAGCTAGCAATTGAGAATGAATCCCCATTGGTTCAGGCACGGGTGCTAGTAAATGAGAATGAGTCCCCACCAATTAAGGCACAGGAGCTACCAAATCAAAACGAGTCTCCTCCAATCCGAAGAGCAGAGAACCAAGTACCACCTGCGAGACCAGTTCGCCCACATCGTCAAATCCCAGTTAACCGATTCAGGGCTCGTGAAGTCAAAGTCACGAAGAAACTGGCACTGGTTACCATAGTATTTGTCATTTGTTTCCTCCCCTTTCCCATCTTGATTAACGTGTCAAACCCGTTTTATGCTGTTGTTGGATTTTGTGTTATTTGGAGCAACTCTGCAATGAATCCAATTATCTTCGCCTTCAAACACCCCGATTTCCgaaaagtgtttgtatgtatctTAACCGGGTCTTTTAGTAAGATTCCATTCCCATCCCGACAATTGCGAGCTATGTTACGAACTCAATGATTGGCCCGAACCACATGGCACTGGGAAGCTGGTTTGCTGAGGGCTCTGAAGgacctccccctttttttttaaatcgttcTCAGGGCCCTGCCAAACTACCATGAtttctaaaagtaaaacaaCTGGGAATTTTCTTTTCGCGAAGGGGCGGGAGAGCCGTcaattcaaacaaaagaaataatagaatataatatatatatatatatatatatatatacacacacacacacacacaccacatttcaaaattattccgttcaaaagttacagcaatttgatttagggggacttacttttttgttgtgtgtgtgtgtatatatgtattattattattattgttattatttcaattCTTGTCATTGTGAGCATGCTTGTGTGGATCCCTGAAGAAGACGTATGTTTAGCATCgaacagtgcgtcccacaaaaaacgaaaccgagattaatcgatgatttatcataacttaatcaaaaatacaatagacaaatgacctaccattgtaaagcttagaatctcctcttaaatctgaaattacttggattatttctcattcacgcatgagtgagcaaaaaaaaattgaagaggggataccaaaaagtcatttggcgggctgtatttgggtttcaaaaagaaaaccacatttaaaaaagttcaatatctgctctttaatttgatacctcaattacagaaaatggtcaagaaataacaaagttctggttatttgaaataaggcttgaatttcaataatttcataaaatgaagaggttttacaggctatatttagcgttcaaactcactcgacactccgtcttgttgacgatcagccatgcattaagtcttttgttaatcatgcgatagcttctgtgggaaacagGTGAAAACACgtatatttaatgaaattatggaaatacaagcattgtttcgagggaacataacttttttacttcttgacaatttttttttgtgaccgtatcaaattaaagagcagatattgatttttttggcaTGTGACtgtctttttaaaattcagatacgtgtaccccctccccccccccgccaaatgagtttttggtatcatttcttcaaattttttttgctcactcatgcgtgattGAGCGAGAATAACCTAGGTAATaacagatgaaagaggagattctaagctttacattggtaggtcatttgtctattgtatttgtgattaagttatgataaatcatcgcttaatctcggtttcgttttttttttctgggacgcactgtatgtaTATTTAATACCacagattttgaaaaa
Protein-coding sequences here:
- the LOC121424227 gene encoding D(2) dopamine receptor B-like; protein product: MAVAAAGDVAPPAREMATENESLPTEAREPTNLNEPQSMQTRVLASENESPPIQEREQANQKESPQMQAREVANQNEFPQIQARVPACENESTPIQEREQANQKESPQMQAQELANQDESLPIKARDLANENESLPMKARVLAYGNESPAIQARELPNQNESPAIQARELANQNEPPANQARELAIENESPLVQARVLVNENESPPIKAQELPNQNESPPIRRAENQVPPARPVRPHRQIPVNRFRAREVKVTKKLALVTIVFVICFLPFPILINVSNPFYAVVGFCVIWSNSAMNPIIFAFKHPDFRKVFVCILTGSFSKIPFPSRQLRAMLRTQ